The genomic window GTTCGTCTTTAATGCCAGGCACCAGCTGATCGACCGGAATCAGCGTGACCTTTCCCCAGTCCAGTCGCGAATCGCCCAGCGGTTCGCCGCTGCTGAATGCGGCTTTGGGGTCAAACGCAGGCAGCATTTTTTCTACCGGCGGATAGAACTCCGTCAGCAGGCCCTTCGGGAAATCGACACTCACGCGGACGTCGCGAATGCGATCGGTATAGAAGTAGGTCACGGGCGTTTCCATCCGCACCCTGCCCCGCAGCAAGCGTTTGCCGGCATAGGCAAACGGGCTGCTCGAAGCCCGGTGGTCGACGAAATTCGGCAGGTCGTTGTGCTCCTGAGCCAGGGGACGGAAATCCAGAAACAGCCCGTTGGAACCCGAAAACGTGGTGAACGTGCCCCACTCGTGGACGATCAAGTCATCCAAATCATCAAAATCATCGGCGGCGGCGTCCCGCGACGGTTGCTGATCTGACTTCGGCTTCGCACCGTCGGCCATATTCATCGAAACCAAGCCGATGACGATGGCGGAAACGATTGCAGTGGCGGAAAGGATCTTTGCCAGCTGCCGATACGGGGATGGATTGGGTAGCGACGTGTTCATGGGGGTGCTCCTGCAGCGATAAACCGGGAATGGTGGAGTACGTGAAAAGCCAGATGGCCACAAAACTCCGTCGCACCGGCCGGCACCGCGGACCGGCGGAAAACAAATGTTTTACAATTTTGCTGGATTTCTCAGATTGCACCGGTCTGAGCGACGACTCACTGCGACCTTGGTTGAGGACCGCAGAGCCTGTTCGACGTGACGCATCGGAAAACCATTAATGGGCGAAACCCCGTCAGGGATGGAACATGCCGTACAGCTTGCGATGACTGGTGATCAGCAAGCTTGTCAGCTGCTGGTGCAGCGGTGGTACCGGTGTGTCTATGCGTATTGCCAGGCCCGGTTGTTGTTGGTCACCGATGCCGAAGACGCCACGCAAGAAACCTTTGTACGCGGATTAAAACGGTTGCACGAACTCCGCTCGCCGGATGCTTTGGGAGCCTGGTTGCGAGGGATCGCGCATCATGTCTGTGTCGATACCATTCGCCGTCACAAAACTCGCCGCGAATCGCTGGCCGATGTCGATCGGTTGCCGACAACCCACGGCCACTCGGCAGCGGAGTCCCAGGTGGACCGGCGCGACCGTGATGACCATCTGCTGTGTCTGATTTATCAGTTACCCGAAGAGTTGCGAGAGTCGATCTTTTTGCACTACTACGATTGTTTGACCTACGATCAGATGGCCGCCTGGCTGGGGGTGGCTCGATCAACTGTCAACGAACGCCTCGGTAAAGCTCGCAATCAACTGAAACTAGCTCTGCTCGACAGTGAACGAGGGCGTTATGAATTGTGAGTCGATTCGAAATCAGTTCAGCAGCTATCTTGATGGCGAACTGGCATCCGAACAGAGTCGACGCGTCGAGCGGCATCTGTCGGATTGTCAGGGCTGTCACGCTCAGTGGCTGGAGCTGCAGCAGTTGGACGCCCGCTTGCAGGGCTTGGCGGTTCCTCAGGATTTAGAGTCGCGGATCGTGGCAGCAGTCGGGGCCGAAACGGACGCGGAGCAGCAGGCGCAGCCGGCACCGCCACCGCGCGGTTATCGCAAACAAGTCGTTGCCGCGGTGATTGGGTTGGCCGCGATGATCGGGTTGTTGGCGGTCTGGTTGCGTCCCAACATGCCGCCTGTCGACGTTCCGCCCCCCTTGGCGGCCGTGGTCGTACGTTCGATCGGGAATGTCCAGGTGCGAGCCCCGGATGCGGAGGGCTGGTCCGACGTGGACGGGCCCCACCATGCTTTGCCCCGCGGTTCCCGTATCAAAACTCCTCAACGGGGCGGTTGTGAAGTGGAAACCGCCACGGACGCTCAGCTGCGGCTGGACGCCAATACGGAGATGGTCGTTCATGGCTCTAGTCACATGCAGGTGCTGCGGGGGCAGGTGTGGTGTCAGGCTGCGCCGCAACAACCGCTGACGCTCGGCACCCGGCCGCCAGCGGATACCGCGGCGGTGCCCGACGTGTTCGTCTGTCCGGCGGCGAGTGAAATGCAGGTGCGAGTCGACCAACATCAAGCGGCGGAAGTGGGCACCGAGCCGGTGCGGAAAGCTTGGCAGCTGCCGCTGCTGGCCTTACCTGGCAGCGACCAGGGCGAGTTGTCGTCGCTGGTGGAAACCCTGTTGGCGAATGTGGGCCACAGCAAAATGCAATTCATGAATGCGGACCAGATTCGTGCCCTGGGGCCACGCGGCGCGATTCCATTGTTGATGTATGTCCGCGAACCTAGTTCCTCACAGCAGCCGGCGGTGCGTCGGCAAGCGATGCAGCTGGCCGCCGAAGTAGCCGACGACACGGCTTTGACGATGTTGGACGAGTTGCTCGCCGATCCCGACCCGCAGATCCGCCGACTGGCCGAAGCGACGGTCGAGCGGCTGTCGGTGGGCTCTGCTCGCTGAGCAGCGACCCTGGCAGGGCATTGTTA from Roseimaritima ulvae includes these protein-coding regions:
- a CDS encoding zf-HC2 domain-containing protein is translated as MNCESIRNQFSSYLDGELASEQSRRVERHLSDCQGCHAQWLELQQLDARLQGLAVPQDLESRIVAAVGAETDAEQQAQPAPPPRGYRKQVVAAVIGLAAMIGLLAVWLRPNMPPVDVPPPLAAVVVRSIGNVQVRAPDAEGWSDVDGPHHALPRGSRIKTPQRGGCEVETATDAQLRLDANTEMVVHGSSHMQVLRGQVWCQAAPQQPLTLGTRPPADTAAVPDVFVCPAASEMQVRVDQHQAAEVGTEPVRKAWQLPLLALPGSDQGELSSLVETLLANVGHSKMQFMNADQIRALGPRGAIPLLMYVREPSSSQQPAVRRQAMQLAAEVADDTALTMLDELLADPDPQIRRLAEATVERLSVGSAR
- a CDS encoding RNA polymerase sigma factor; translated protein: MGETPSGMEHAVQLAMTGDQQACQLLVQRWYRCVYAYCQARLLLVTDAEDATQETFVRGLKRLHELRSPDALGAWLRGIAHHVCVDTIRRHKTRRESLADVDRLPTTHGHSAAESQVDRRDRDDHLLCLIYQLPEELRESIFLHYYDCLTYDQMAAWLGVARSTVNERLGKARNQLKLALLDSERGRYEL